The region CATCCCTTGGCCGTTTGATCATTCCATTGGTCCACGGTGGTAGTGGTCTGGTGGCGTGGCCCTCGGTAACACTGCTGGTTGAAGTGAACAATCGGATCGATGGAATTGTAGTTTAGTCTAAACGGACGGGCTGTGCTAGTGAAATTATCATTCTCTCGATAAGTTGAATGGGTTTACTACCCGTTCTGTGTGAATTCTTGCAACATGCCAACGAAACTAAGCCGCTAGTAAGTCACACTAGACGGCTCCGGGTGATCACTGGGTGGGGCACGCAAGCACCGCGTCATTACGATGGATCTCATCGATGCAGGCGAGAGTAACCTGGAACCGACCTCATTGTTCGAGTACAACCATTCTATAggtgatggtggaaatggTAAATGACACTCCACTCTATCCATGGCATTGGCAGCGTAATATACgttcctcctttttccccattttccggtCGAAAGGATCACACAATGGGTCCATATCGCTGTACACGGGGTATCCGCGGCTGTTGCTCAACTTTGCTACGGTAACGTGCATCGCGTACATGGTGATTGGTGTTCCTGGCAACCTGCTGACAATAGTGGCCTTGATAAAGAGTAAAAAAGTACGTACCGAGTGAGTGAGCTCGATAGATAGCCACAGGTGATGAAGGATAAGGTAGCGCCAAAGGCAAGGAAGGCGTCTTGAGATGACCACCAACCCGCATTCCTTTCAGTTTGTAATCGCCACTGGTGTTTCCACAAACATTCCAGACACGCAATGCAACGGCCGTCTTCATCATGAATTTATCGTTTTCCGATTTGCTGTTCTGCTGCTTCAACCTGCCGCTGGCCGCGAGCACCTTCTGGCATCAGGCCTGGCTGTACGGGGATCTTTTCTGCCGGCTGCTTCCGATGATGCGGTACGGGCTGCTGGCTGTCTCTCTGTTTACCATACTGGCCATCACTATCAATCGCTACATTATGATCGGCCATCAGCGGCTGTATCAAAGGTAGACTCGGTGAtccccaccgccaccaacaatACGAGCGGAGATATTCTGGACGTTTCTTTACAAAAGGATCGCGATGTTTTGCAGAATCTATAAGACGCGGAACCTCTGCCTGATGGTTGCCTTCACGTGGATACTTGGCTTTGGATCGCTTCTGCCAACGTGGCTAGGAAAGTGGGGAAAATTCGGGTTGGATGCGGTCATCCATTCGTGCTCCATACTTCCCGATAGTCAGCGTACGTAGCTGGTGTCAGAACCAGAAGCAAACCATCGCGGTTCTTTCTAATCTCTCGTCCATCCTGTAGGTCACTCGCCGAAGCAGTTCCTGTTCCTGATAGCCTTTGCCCTGCCCTGCTTATCGATTATAGTATGCTACGCGAGGATATTCTATATTGTGCGCAGTACGGCATTGCGGACGAAAGACCAGACGAGTGATCATTTAGACGACAGCATGGAAGACATGTCCACTGGCAtaagcaaccaacaacagccgGGTGCGGCAGACAGACCTACGGCAGGCGGTTGCCTTAAATCCGGTGATGAGGGACACTGTCCGCGACCATTATCGTACACCAATTTCAGTCAGGACTCCGACTGGCGTTTCATCGATTCCAGCATGGACGAAATATGCTGCGATGGACCGTTCCCGCTACAGCGGCCCGGTGTAATCGAAGAGGACAGCTCCCCGAAAAAGGATATCATTTCGCCAAGGGTGTgacatttgaattttccattccctAACTGGATCGAGGTGGCAAATAACACgcctgttttctttttttggttctttAACCCAGATTGAAACTCTGACTCCACAAAGTCCGGTAGACGGAATCGTGAAGCCTCGAATGCCAAagtatgctgcagcatctggGCCGGGTGTGAGACGGAACGCAAGCAACGCCAATGCcaggaagcgaagaaagcatCTAAACACCTCCGGTGCCTCGATCATGAGTGCCGGGAAAATGTCGATCAAGGATCGGAAGCTTTTGCAGATGATTCTAGTGATATTTTTAGCCTTCCTCATCTGCTATCTACCGATTACGGTGGTGAAGCTGTTCCGGCCGAGCCTGCAAGTGTTGAATGTGGTGTCCTATCTGCTTATATATCTGACCACCTGCATCAATCCCATCATTTACGTGGTGATGTCCCGAGAGTACCGTCAGGCGTATTCCGATCTGGTTCTGTGTCGAACCTACGAGAAAGCCAAAGCCAAGTGCAAGCAGCCCAAACCGGCGAATGCCGCACGTGGTGCAACGAACCGTTAGCAACCGACGTTGCTGCGCTATCATTTTCTCTTAACAGTAGTGGGTTTTACTTATGCCTAGATCGCCGTCGTGTATTAGCCTTTAAATGGTAGACAGTAAAAGTGTTCatgaatttaatttatcgATGTGGTACCGTACATATGTTGGTGTAGATGGATTGTTTTATCAGTATTTTGAGTAAATATCTAGTCAAAAGTACACCGGTAACTTAGAATTGTGGCTATTTTCGAAATAAGAGCATGAGAAAATCAACGCtatcaataaaacaaacactaaACCTGAGTTTTAAGCATCAGTTATGAAATAGTATCATTCAAATGCTATTCGGCTAATGTAATTTCGGCTAAAACAGATAAGAAATAACGTGTACTCGCGAATCCCTTTTTGCGCCAAAAAGTGAACGTTAATTCAGAAGGATAACGGACAATTCTCCCCTGTTCTCTCGATTTTCacaataaaatccaaaatggCCGCGACAGCATTGACAACTTGGGGGTGGCTTAAGGTGCtgggccacgatagcaacattCACAGCAAAGAAATTTTCATTGGGATCATCTTTTCCCGACTTTCCACCCTTTATTTCGGCAGAACTTTATTTCCTACCGTTCTGGATAACTGCAGCTAGGATTTGAAAAGAATCTTCCTTTCAATTTAGCCGTTCTCGGCTTTGATAGCAACTATTTTGCAACCTATCTGCACAATTCCTCTCGGACAGTTGCGATCGTGGCCCGGCAGCTTAAGATTGGGACCGGTTTCTGTGGAAAGGTAAATAATTCgccgtgtgttttgtgattcCGGGAAGAAGATCAAATAATCCGTCCGCGAGCGTGCagagcataaaaagcataaaccgAATCAATTGGCAGACTCCCAAGTGCGTGAAGATTAGATTAGAACGTTGCGATTGCCCGTTTCGTGAAAGGGTTGGTGGTGAATCAGCTGCGTGTTTGCTAGTTTTGCGTGTGTCATCGCGAAGCCGCTTACGTTGTTCTAGGAAAGTGCAGTTGCAGCCGTGATCAGTGGTGTTTATCAAGAAGAGTACAAAGAAGCGGAGGAAGGAATCCCGTTTGTCTGGTATTTTTGCGGACCGCTTGGTCGGAATCTTATTTACTGAACATTACCTCCGCCTGCTGAGATGGACTTTGAAAAGTGCGCTATCTTTGATTAGtttagccctttttttttatcctctcTAAAAGTGTCGCCACGCATCCAGCCCCGAAGCTTGTTTTGATGCCgcgaaacgcaaacgaaaacaTCCGCAACTGATGACGGGTGGCGAATTTTAAATGATGTCGCGCTGGACCCCCTCCCAAATCCGTGGGGACAACAACCCACTCCCGGTGGTCTCCTGTGGCCAGCCGAGCGTTTCTGTGTCGTTTGATATTCGCGACCGCGTTCGCATTTTTGCGAAATTGACGCCATTTGCCGCCATTAATCATCATATCGCGAGCCCGCTTGGCGCGGGGTGAGTCGCGGCGAAACCGTTTTTCCTTCGTGCGCAACTTTGCAATGTACGCGGCGTTTGCAAAAGGGGACCAACATTAAACATTCCTCCCGAATGTGCCCCCTCACTCCGCCTCCTGCTTCCAATGCACTGTCGCCGACGACGTGACATGCGGCGCTATTAAATTGCTTTTCCGGATGGTTAATGTGCGAGTTGCTAACGGTTTGCTAATTGGTTCAAAAGTTCGTTCAAAAAATAGACCTACATCTCGACTGATCTTGAACAACCAGTCTGTCCTGTTAGTTGGACGCTTCCGCACCTTGTCCCACCAGCTTTCGCCCACAGGACAGGTTTAGCCGCCGTTCTTCATTCCCCGGGTTGTGGGTCCCAACTTTTCCTACTTCCATCCACTgcacgctggctggccccGTTAGTGTGCCCGTGATGGtgaactgctgttgctgcttaatTGTCCTTATGCTTATGACCATAAGCTGCATCtttttgtgatgctgctgctgctgctccacgaaCTTCACCTTGCACTGCATTTGCTCCCACGTCGTCTGTCTTTCATTTGGTTTTCTTCAAAGCTCCCCATGTTAACGGATCGCCTCACGGGGTGGATCGAATAGTGACCAATGGTGGAGCTAGACTGAACTTGACCATGTCTTTGGCCACACCGGGTGGCTACTCCTTTACTGCGGTGGTTGTCGCTTCTATTTaggttgttttttgtggttgtttcGTTCACCAATGCGTGTGACGATGGGCGCTGTCCACTGCTGTAGGCGTCCTATAAATAATCACCATAAAGTATCCACCGTGAGAGGATGTTCTATTTTTGCGATCGTACAAATGAAAAATCAGAACCTATAAA is a window of Anopheles aquasalis chromosome 2, idAnoAquaMG_Q_19, whole genome shotgun sequence DNA encoding:
- the LOC126572919 gene encoding protein trapped in endoderm-1 isoform X1 yields the protein MDLIDAGESNLEPTSLFEYNHSIGDGGNGSHNGSISLYTGYPRLLLNFATVTCIAYMVIGVPGNLLTIVALIKSKKTRNATAVFIMNLSFSDLLFCCFNLPLAASTFWHQAWLYGDLFCRLLPMMRYGLLAVSLFTILAITINRYIMIGHQRLYQRIYKTRNLCLMVAFTWILGFGSLLPTWLGKWGKFGLDAVIHSCSILPDSQRHSPKQFLFLIAFALPCLSIIVCYARIFYIVRSTALRTKDQTSDHLDDSMEDMSTGISNQQQPGAADRPTAGGCLKSGDEGHCPRPLSYTNFSQDSDWRFIDSSMDEICCDGPFPLQRPGVIEEDSSPKKDIISPRIETLTPQSPVDGIVKPRMPKYAAASGPGVRRNASNANARKRRKHLNTSGASIMSAGKMSIKDRKLLQMILVIFLAFLICYLPITVVKLFRPSLQVLNVVSYLLIYLTTCINPIIYVVMSREYRQAYSDLVLCRTYEKAKAKCKQPKPANAARGATNR
- the LOC126572919 gene encoding G-protein coupled receptor moody isoform X2, which translates into the protein MKDKTRNATAVFIMNLSFSDLLFCCFNLPLAASTFWHQAWLYGDLFCRLLPMMRYGLLAVSLFTILAITINRYIMIGHQRLYQRIYKTRNLCLMVAFTWILGFGSLLPTWLGKWGKFGLDAVIHSCSILPDSQRHSPKQFLFLIAFALPCLSIIVCYARIFYIVRSTALRTKDQTSDHLDDSMEDMSTGISNQQQPGAADRPTAGGCLKSGDEGHCPRPLSYTNFSQDSDWRFIDSSMDEICCDGPFPLQRPGVIEEDSSPKKDIISPRIETLTPQSPVDGIVKPRMPKYAAASGPGVRRNASNANARKRRKHLNTSGASIMSAGKMSIKDRKLLQMILVIFLAFLICYLPITVVKLFRPSLQVLNVVSYLLIYLTTCINPIIYVVMSREYRQAYSDLVLCRTYEKAKAKCKQPKPANAARGATNR